The following coding sequences are from one Carassius auratus strain Wakin chromosome 15, ASM336829v1, whole genome shotgun sequence window:
- the LOC113114866 gene encoding XIAP-associated factor 1-like has protein sequence MDEVELVLCTHCKKEVAKANYDLHEPHCKRFLCICPDCDETVPRDLLEQHNTEQHTEVKCKMCNKKMEQRHLLDHEKDECSERPQICEFCQLELPLSNLKEHEVSCGSRTERCSDCGRYIKLMDQIDHAQICSTNTPTTSKDLVPEDDTSDTDEQTMLQCQNCLKYIPSDKLKEHKMLCTQSLRFIDVKDDDSEEEDENHSPGNDSTPDAADFSFSSLQKVKRDRNIGMGLDKISTCPLCHLALPVKTLEWHEKKCELHRHLSMA, from the exons ATGGACGAAGTAGAACTGGTTTTATGTACTCACTG CAAAAAAGAGGTGGCAAAGGCAAACTATGACCTGCACGAACCACACTGTAAGAGGTTTCTGTGTATATGCCCTGACTGCGATGAAACTGTGCCTCGAGATCTACTGGAGCAGCATAACACCGAACAGCACACAGAG GTAAAATGTAAGATGTGCAATAAAAAGATGGAACAAAGGCATCTGTTGGATCATGAG AAAGATGAGTGCTCTGAGAGGCCTCAGATCTGTGAGTTTTGTCAGCTTGAGCTTCCTCTGAGCAATCTAAAAGAGCACGAAGTGTCCTGTGGGAGTCGCACGGAGCGCTGCTCTGACTGTGGCCGGTACATTAAACTAATGGACCAAATTGATCATGCTCAGATCTGCTCTACTAACACCCCCACAACATCAAAGGACCTTGTCCCTGAGGATGATACTTCTGACACAGATG AGCAGACTATGTTGCAGTGTCAAAACTGTCTGAAGTACATTCCCTCAGACAAGCTGAAAGAACACAAG aTGCTTTGCACACAGTCCTTACGGTTTATAGACGTCAAGGATGATGACTCAGAGGAAGAGGATGAAAACCACAGTCCTGGAAATGACAGCACTCCAGACGCTGCAGATTTCTCCTTCTCATCATTGCAAAAGGTGAAGAGAGACAGAAACATTGGCATGGGCCTGGATAAGATAAGCACCTGTCCGCTCTGTCACCTGGCTCTTCCTGTAAAGACGCTGGAATGGCATGAG aaaaaatgtgAATTACACAGACATCTGAGCATGGCATGA